In Chiroxiphia lanceolata isolate bChiLan1 chromosome 11, bChiLan1.pri, whole genome shotgun sequence, the genomic window GTATTTGAGGCCATGAGCTGTTTGGTGCCTTGGTGCCATTCCCCTGCGGTCCTGTCTGGTGACAGCCAGGACCAAAGGCAAAACTGCTCCCCGTACCTAGCTGTAGCTGAGGTCCCTGTCTGATGGACGGTCAGCACTTCGGTCAAGCAACCAGGATAAAGTTTTCAGCCAGGAACAACACGGGGCCTGATTTTGGTCTCTCACCCTCGCTCTAGGACTCCCCAACCAACAAACTGCTGTACGCCAAGGAGATCCCCGAGTACAGGAAGATAGTGCAGCGATACTACAAGCAAATCCATGACATGTCGCCACTGAGTGAGCAGGAGATGAACGCCCACCTCGCAGAGGAGTCGCGGGTAAGTggatggaggggatggggtTGGGTCTGCAGGCTTGGTGTCCTACTGGcatctgggagcagcagggaatgcAGATAGGCTGCAATCAGCTACTGCTTGGATGCTAGAAGGAGCACGcaagaaagaatattttgccTCAAACTTCTACACATAAACTTCATCTGACCTAATTCCAAGCATCTTCAATTACTGCCAGAGCTGCAGTAAACACCCACGAGTTCACTTGAGCCTAACTAGCTCTGGCACCACTGGGAGCTGAGCGTGAAATTCAGTGCCAAAAAGCCAGGAAGTTTGGACAAGGATCTCTGCAATCCTGCAGCCACCCAGCCAGCTGGCCCCTGGGCACAACTGCCAGGGCCGGCCCCAAGTCCCAGGCAGCCGCTGGCAGCCAGCCCTGGTACCAGCCACGGGAGCTGGCAACCACGCTCTGGATCAGAGTTCTGCCAGTGATGCACCGTGCATTCCTCAAAATCAGACCTTCTCCCCAAGGTGTTCTAGCTTCAGGCAGTGAGCAGGATTTTTCCATCGACATTCTGCAGCCCAGCTGatgtgctgctctcctgtgaAATGGCTTTGGGCACAGAGGGGTAGGCAGTGCTACCCAGAGCGGGTATTTAAGGCTGGCTTTGAAAAGATGGAGACCTGTCCTGTTGTAAGCAAATGCACCTTCCTTaaaggaaaaaggcaagaaTCTGGCTGCACcaacacaacagaaataaaattacccAGGCAAAACATGCTTTTAATGTAGTTGGTACCGGCTGGCTGGGCTGAAACTCAGATGCTGCATCCTGTTAATATtatcctctctttttttctgtctttataaaGAAATACCGGAATGAGTTCAACACCAATGTTGCCATGGCTGAGATATACAAATATGCCAAGAGATACCGCTCCCAGGTGAGTGGGTTTCAGGGCACCTGGGCCCCAGCATGCCTGCTGTGGTAACTCCATAATCAGACACTTGCACGCAGTCCCACAGAACAGGGATTATCAGGGTTTGCATAGTCCCAGCATATATGTAGTAGATGCACATGCAGATTCACCTGCTCTATGTCCCTTGGCTGGCAACTTCTTGGAAGAGAAGGCCAGCTATTCCCAGCTGATCTTAACGGTGTTCGACTGGCCCGCACTGAAGCGGGGCTGCCTGATGTGTAGGTGCTTTCAAGAGGGCAGAACATGCAGATACAGTccacccacccccaaaaaacatGCACCCACCACCCCACCAAGGCAGTGGCCCTGGTTGGCTCCTGCCCCCCTGCACCCCGCAGGCTGGTGCTGCACCCTCAGCTCCATTATTGCAGAGCATTTCCGCCAcattctcctcttctcccagccctggccaaCACCCTGCTGTGCCCGAGgacagcagctgtgcaggggTTGTAGGGCAGGGTGGGCTTTCCAGCTATGGCTGGGATTTGGGCTCCACAGGGCTGACGGCGGGAACTGGGCTGGCAGGTGGGCACCCCTACGCTGCCTTATCCACTCACCTGCCCATGTCACCCACAGATCGTGGCTGCCCTGGATGCCAACCCCACAACGAAGCGCACCCAGCTCCAGCACAAATTCGAGCAAGTGATTGCGCTCATGGAGGACAACATCTACGAGTGCTGCAGTGAAGCCTAggccagctgcagccctggaagTGACCTTTCCCGCAGCACAGTGCCACAGGGAATCTGCCTTCAGGCCGCAGGGCACACCGTGTCATCCTCAAACCAGCATTGTGGTGGGGGTGGGCCTGGCCATGGCCGAAGGGCTCCCTCACATCACAAGAGGCCACAAGACACCTTTCAGAGCAGCTCAAACTCCTCTGGTATCCACTGTGGCACCCATAATTTATTTGCTGTTGCCAGCCAGAAATGGAGGTGTAACACCTGGGGCAAGCTCAGTTCACCACTTCCCTCTGGTCAGCACTCGAGCAGTCAGCactccctgcatccctgtgtgTGGCTCCTCAGGACAAGGGATGGGGCTGCAGAGGCTGGAACAACAGACAACAAAGCAGAAGGGTCACCTCAGGGAGTAATGAGAGAGACAGCATAGGCCATCAGAGCAACACCTGAGTTCCCTTCCACTCCATCCCTCCAACATCCTTGTTTTTTGAACACCAGGGACTCTTATCAGCTGTTCACTATCTGCTGcattctgtgtatttttgtgcctttttgaTTTTTGTACTGTATGTGTAAACATGACTGTCCTTCCATCTGAGACTTGGGCAACATGAGGAACTTGGGGCTGAGACAAAGCAATTGCTTCCCAAGCAGCTAAGGCATGGTGAAAGCACTTTATCCCTAACAGAGACAGCTGTTTGGGTGCCAGAGGGAGTGCAATCCATGTAAGACAGTGTGGGAAGGGCTGTTCCCCCTTCCCTGGGTTCTTGTCTCTCATGCACAGCAAGCTGGAGGTGCAGTGGGTAGGCAAACATCCCACTGCCCAACCAGCTCGTCGCAGGCACGGTCCTGTCTAGACCAGATGCAGACAGAGGGTGAGGGTAGGACCGTGGCCCTTGCTCCCAGCCTCGCTGCACTGGCTCAACACATGTCTGTGGCACTGCCCCACCTTGGCCCCAGTAATGCTTTTCATGCCAACAGGGCCAGCTCCTGCTGACAGCCCTCTGACAGTGGCCTCGAGCCACACACAGGGCAAACACCAGGTAGCATCGtccctttctctgcctctccccgTGGCCATCACCAAACACAAggtcagtgctgcagaggtgTCTCCTAAAGCAGCTTGTTCTGCTTGCTTCAGGCCCAGCCCCCCTGGCTGATACCTGAGAGCAGCCAAGAGAGGGGGGCTTGGCTGCGTTACCAGCCTGTTTTCAGACCTTAAAGGCAGAGGGACTGGACCCATCCCCTGGCAGCCCAGCACTGACACaggccagcagagcagctctggcatCCCGAGCTGCAGACTAAGGTAGAGAGTGTTCAGGCTTAGGCCAGGGTCAGTGAGAAGGTCCCACTGGCAGACCAATGGATCTCATCCAAGACCAGAAACCGCAGTGCCACCCTGTGGCATTTGCACTGGGGCAacaccccatcccagctgggtggccccttctctttcctgcagcctggggagctgTGACCACTCTGGTCTCCAGTGTCAcacaggtccctctgaagaggCTGGATACAGCCAACACCATGTGCTCGAAGCCAGCATTCCTGCATGGGAAAAGGCTCCTGCCCACAGGGCTGACCCTCCGCAGATGCCATGGTTCAAACTGCCaaataggaaagaaacaaagaaaaaagttactACCTCACTGCAGGAGGGTGTAAGGGGAGCCTTTGTTAGTCATTCAACTGACAATGATGCAGCCTGGTATTAGATAACTGTTCACCAGAAGTACTCCTGGGTGActctctgccatggacaggtGGCCTCCATTCCATTGTTTCCAGTAATGCCACATTTGTCAGAAGCCACAACATCAGAGTTATGTATGTGTACATAGatatctattttaaaacaaattatagACTTTATCCAGTATGTtaaaaggggggaagggagggaagggaaaggggaagaacagaggggtttttttaaagagaactaCAGAAAAAGTACTTACACTGCGGAGGTCTCAATGTCTTTGCTGAGGATGTGGCTTCAGAATATAAACTGTTAAGAATGTAGCTGggctacattttattttgaaagtgatTTCACaaaatcttgaatttttttttctgttagagaCTGTGAATAGCTGACAGAGATTTAGGCaggcccagcacagggaaggcaAGGGCAAGAAAGAGCAAGGTAGCAGAGAATGTTGAGTTCGGTTGGAGGCAGGAAAGGGCCATGGAGCTGTAGCCCCATGTTGTTTGTtacagggaaaggaaacaagTGAGTCAAGAGCAAGTAGGGTTTGCCTCCAGGTGCTGTGACTGGGCTGTGTATTGAGGCTAttgctttattatttaatttttatgaaaaaaaaaaaaaaaaaagaagtatttgctACAGCCATGTAAAGAACAACTTTAACAGAGCAAAAGCTCGAGGGTTTGTAGTGTTGTATTGCCTTGAACCCCCGAGCCCTTTGTAACATGTTTTCCAACTTTGGCACGTGTTGTGGATGTAGTGCCCTTACCTGCTGTGTAGTGGAAGTGGCAAACTCCTGGCAAAGCCTATCTTTGTAATAAAACAAGGTGCTGAACCTGTGGAGTGCAGTTCCTGCCCCTGTGCGTGCAGAGTACACACATGAAAGACACCTGCACAGACGAGCCTTGCATGTACGAGGCACACCATGTGCAGCAGCTCAGTGAGAACCCCCTTGTTTCTGCAGGAGACAGGTTTGTACctctctgagctgcagagctcGTTGTGGCCACACAGCACTCCCACAGCCGGTGCCACGGCTCCCGctggagcaggcacaggagcagaTGACTGGCACCCGAACTGACTGACACTGTGCTGCACACGTGAAGACCAGCAGCAGGGGCCGGGCACCCtcacctctgccagctgcccAGTCCACAGGACAGtgcctccccccagccctggggagccagCACCTCCCTGCACTGTCAGACCAGGCTGCAGCTTCAGCACCCTGACACCAGCTTGGCCCAGGGGCCTTAATAACCATGGCATTGCTAAATCCATGCTCTTCCATCTCCTCCAGTAAAAGCTGCACTTTCCAGACactggagggatttttttctcctgctagGAAGTTGATTCTTAGTAAAGCTAAATCCAGCCATTAAATGACTTGGCCTCTCTCAAAGCAAGAGAGCTGCACATTTCACACTGCAGATGGTGAGGAGGGAGGacacagccccttccctgccctgttgGGACATTGCCACATGGGCGAGCGGGGCTCTGTGAGGCCACCACTGTCAGAGGATCCAGGTGAACTAGCTCAGTTACTGCTGTCATAttccccaccctgtccctggaggGACACGAGTTCCAGCTCCCTTAAAGATGGATCAACATAGTCAAGGCTGAAGTTTAAAGAGAAGTTAGTTTGCTCAGCTCTTGCTTAAGCCCCAGAGCAAGGCCAGGAGCCTTGGAGGGCATTGGCAAGGCCAGCTGCAGATTAGTGAAATCCTCTTTAGGAAGAGTTTTACTTCCACTTATTTTCTCCCACCCAGGAGGACTGTAACCCTTTACATGATCAGCCTGACCTTCAGaagggctctgctctgggcagagcaaGAGAAATTCAGGCATTTGAAGCTATTAAATGAAAGTGTCATACACTGACCCACAGGAGCTCACAAGACAGGTTTGGATGTGGGAACTGTGCCACAGACAGATAACAAGAGCACAAACTATGCCGGGGGCTACAGCAAGCACTTCAAACTCATTTTTTGAGCCCTAAAACACCTCTATCTTTCTCTTACTATAGTTAGAGCACACGCAGCTCCCCCCAGTGCTTGGGACCATGGCATGCACCCAGACCTCCCACCCTGGCACTCTCATAATCCCAGCTCAGGCAGGCATCAGCACAAGGGTAGCCAAGAGGGCAGAGGGCTCGACACCTCACAGTCCACACCAGCAGGACTGGCCAAGCCTGAGCTTCTCCATTCTGGGGGGTGCCACCATGCTGTGTCCCATGGGTCCCAGGGCCCCTGCCCAGGCCATCACTGCcagcctgcacacacacagagcccccAAAGCCCAGCATATCCCTGGCACCACagctggggacacggggacagacAGGGCACCTCTCCATGAGGGCAGGCAgagaggcagctgcctgcagtaTCAACTCACTACCATGCCATGCAGCATGAGGCCAGGGCTGGGAAATGGGAGCCCAGGGGCAGGGGCCCACAACCAGGGCAGCAGTCAGGCCATTCTATGAGGTGAGTAAAGAAGCTTTATTAGGAGAAGGTAAACACAGAGTTAAAACCTGTCCTGGGGACTAAAAGCAGCCCAGACCCCAAGGGCCTGGGGCCAGCTGAAGCAGGGCTAAGTGAGACTGTCTGGGCCCCCCGACAGAGCCGTTCTGTCCTCTCCAGGGGACGCTGCCTTCTGCAGTCTGGCTTccccctgcctggctcctgggGTCACCCGGGCCTTCCTTGCCTGGCCTTGACCCCTCTGTGCCTTGGGGGATCCTGCTGTGCCCCCTTGAGCACCTTCCCCTTGCTCTTTCCCCCAGGGACCTTTTGGGCCCCTTtgtcccagcacccacagagctgTCGCTTTTGCTCCTTCCTGCAGGCCTCAGCCCCCGGGGCCTTGAGTACCCTTTGCCAAGTGCCTGGGGGTGGTCAGCAGCTCGTGGGGGCCTTGaacaccctgtgccaggggcctGGGAGCAGTGGGCAGCTCTTGGGGGCCCTGAACGCCCCGTGCCAGGGGATGGTTGGCAGCTCGCGGGGGCTTTGCTCCATCGCTCCCAGGCTTCACTGCAGCTCGTGGCTGGGCctggaagagagggaagagagcaCCTCAGGGTGCTGCCATGCCATGAGCcacccagccccactgccaTCACCTACTCACATCCATGGGCTTTGTTTTGGCTTCTGCTTCATGGctgtcagctgctgcttcatGGTACCTGCAGACGGGGTGGTGGATGAGTCCTGGTGGGGCCAGGCAGCACGGGGTGGCTCATGCCCCAAAAGCCCTTTACCTCGTTGTTGTGCACCAGCCACAGGGGCACAGGGGTCCTTGGTGGTCCCTTCCTGTCCTGGCTTCGGGGCCTGTCCTCTGTCAGGATTTGCCTGGCTAAGATGCTGCTTGTGCTGTGGCTCCTTGGGTGCTAACTGGGGGTGAGAGCAGGGTGTCAGTGGGCCCAGGCAGCACCTCAGCCCCCAGCCGCCCTGGCAGCCCCCTGCTCACCATGAAGGTGCCGGTGGCCCCCACAGCAGAGGAGTTGCGGGGCCGCACCAGCTCCCCACGGCTCAGCCCCTTGCTCAGCACCTGCTTCAGCAGGTACTTGAGCCGGATAGGATCCTCGGTGGGGTACTTGGCCAGGATGAATCGCTTGATGGTGAAGACAGAGGCGCCCTTCTTCTCATCTTGGGCCTGCAGTGCCTCTTTGACCATCTGCAGGGTTGAAGGGCGCCGGGCCACACCGCCCAGGACCAGCGGACCCGGGAGTCGAGCTAGAAGAGGCACCATTTGAGACTAGGGTCCAGCCCCAAGACACTCACACCTCCAAGGGCTGCAAAGCCCCCAGAAGCTGAGCAGCCATAACTCTACTCATCCCTACAGCCTCACAGGGACTGTGGCCCTAGAGCTCAAACAAGCCCCAGAGACCCAGCCCCACCAGAACCCAAAGTGAGCCCTAGAGCCCCAGCTGAGACTCACCAGAgacccagctctgcaggacccTGCAGCGCTTGCAGACCCCTTACCCATTTGAGGCTCCATAGCAGAAACACACGagcccacagccctgggcacaggcagctccaacTCCACCCACAGCACCACTGACCCTGCTCCTTAGGCCCAGCTCACCTCCTGCAATTTATCTGATGAGCAGCCTGGATGCAGCTGGTTGGCAGCTGCTAATTGCTCTGGTCTCCGCCCCAGGTGGGAGCCGGGGGCTGGGAATTCAAGTGCCCTTTGCCAGAGTTTTgtggggggctggaggggctcagggCAGACCTGAGCAGATAGTTTGGAGAGGGATGAGAGACTGGGAGTGTGCGGGATGATTGCCCTGAACAGGCAGGGCACTGGGTGGATGTTGGGGTGCTGGGATGGCAGCTTGCTGATAGCTTTTGCTGTGGGGTGCACGGGGAGCCAGCTTGCAGCGTGCGGCCCACACAGACCTGTTCCCAGTGTGCTGGTGGGATGTGCTATCTCCCTTTGCTTCACTGAGAAGCAGGGGGCTGATAAGGAGGGGAAAATCAATCCcacaaaggagaggaggaaaatgaagagcTGCTTGGTTAATCAGCAAAGTGACTCTCCCCCACTATCTCCATGACCATGTTCATGAGCAGGACGACCATTCAACCCTGCTCACTGAATCCCACCATGCTCGGGGGAGAGCACTCCCAGCCCCGGACACAGCCAGCCATGTCCCCTCCACgtcccctctctgctgccacCTACGCTCACAAGGTGAGCCTGAGTAAATCACTGAAGGTTCTTTGGTGCAGGAAACAGCACAAATGTCCCCACCTGGGGGACTGCTGTGTTCCTCCCCAGTACCCCATCAGTCCCTCCCTCGTGTACACAGGAGACTCACGGGGCTTCCGTGTGCATTGTCTGTCTGAAAGGTGAGGAAGCTGGGAGCCAAGATTACAGTATGGCAGGATTGGCTCCTGGCCACCTCAGCAGACCTGTCACCATGGCAATGGACCTGCAAACTACTGCCCACAGAGACCTTCATCAAGGTCTATGCCCACCACTTGAGCCTGGGGGCCAGATCCTGGCTGAggtggcagcagaggcaggtCTGGCAGCTGGGAGACAGATCGAATGCCTGGAGCACGACATGCCCAGTTCCCCCagaccagcagcaccagcctgctccctgctccatTTCCAGTCCATTTCCAAATTCCCCAGGAAGTGGACAGTGGGGACACTGGAAGGAGGCAGGGCCTGGCACCATCCTCCACCTGGATCCATCCATCACATCTCTGGCAGCTCTGCGATGCCTCTGGTACCCAGCTGAGCTGGCAGGGGGGTCCCAAACCCTTGCTTGCtaccagcaccaccagcagtaGCCGTAGGGCTGGGCATGGTGAGGAGTGACAGCCCGCAGGCTCGGGGCCAGgctgtgtgctggggctggtCCTGCACAGGCATTGCCACACTCCTCTGGAGCACAGCCTCATGGACAGCAAATACACACCaaatccttccttctcttccctccaaaACCACCTCCCAGATTTGAAGTACATGAATCAGACATCAGCCTAAACACTGAATTATTCATAAAACTCTAATCCTTAGATTTCACTGAATATGCAGAAGtatggataaaaaaaaataatgagagaaTTGTACTTGCAAATTGCTCTTTATTAAGGGTTTAACTTGCATG contains:
- the LOC116792249 gene encoding histone H1oo isoform X2 yields the protein MVKEALQAQDEKKGASVFTIKRFILAKYPTEDPIRLKYLLKQVLSKGLSRGELVRPRNSSAVGATGTFMLAPKEPQHKQHLSQANPDRGQAPKPGQEGTTKDPCAPVAGAQQRGTMKQQLTAMKQKPKQSPWMPSHELQ
- the LOC116792249 gene encoding histone H1oo isoform X1, coding for MEPQMARLPGPLVLGGVARRPSTLQMVKEALQAQDEKKGASVFTIKRFILAKYPTEDPIRLKYLLKQVLSKGLSRGELVRPRNSSAVGATGTFMLAPKEPQHKQHLSQANPDRGQAPKPGQEGTTKDPCAPVAGAQQRGTMKQQLTAMKQKPKQSPWMPSHELQ